The Castanea sativa cultivar Marrone di Chiusa Pesio chromosome 4, ASM4071231v1 sequence CACCAATATTTTGTGGTGCTTCCCGCTGCAGTATCTTTGTGAAAGGTCAGTAGCTCTTCTTTACAGTAACTAGTTAGATACAGAGCCAAAAATTTTTTGTACAAGCAAAATAGCTAGTCACATTTCGTAATTATTACTTATAAACTCAAGATCCACTTGGTAAAAATACGAGACTTAACACACATTCACACAACACAGCATAAACAATCTAATCCATTTTAATTgtgcaaaataattaaaatttatcaaagggagaagaaaatacgaagaatttcttgtttttttttgtccttttggTAAGTAATTGAAGGACTTCTTTATCAGTCATCATTTCTAGTCTCTATCTTTATCCAAGAATAAGTGGTGGCAAGTTGAAATGTATTGTACACAAGTATTGATGTATACATGTATGTACATCTGTATACATCAATTAATATTTGGAAAAGACGTTTGGCTTGTTTTTAGTTGTATTTGCACATCTAGTTATCTTTTTTTCgtaattaagttttttaagtGCCCTATTGAATGTAGTACGGTTTCATTTCACGTGGTGTGGGGACCTAGATGGATGCATGAAATCAAAGAAGCTTCTTTCTTATCCTTAACTCAACAATTATCAAGTGAGATAAGGGGATCACAATGCCCAATCATTGCACACATTTTCCCACAACcacacatgagagagagagagagatcactTTCTAAAATTCTTTTTCATCCTTGGTAACATTAATAACACAGTCACACACATCCATCAACACACCCCCTTGCTCCTTTTGGGAGAAGTGATGGAAAATGACTTTGCAATGAAGCAACAATTTGTgttcctttctctttctcacacACATTGTTTAATTTGGtaatattatatacatatatggaaaaaaaagaaagaaagatgaagaCATGTCGGAATCATATTATGTTCAATGCAAAATTACACTTGACACaagttgtataaaaaaaaaaaaaaacaatatttttagatGTGAAAACAAGTTTGAATTTGGGAAATATCAAATAATCCCATTTACTAGGGACAACAATTTCAAGTTGCTATACACATTTTGCTTAACTTGTTTTCAAATTATCCAAAATATTGATCCTTGCTAACTCTTTACagtttctttatatattataaccCCTACAACTACAAATCAATATTGGAACATATATATTTCCCTTACTACATAATGACACATAAAAATCTATATAGTTATTGATGTTCTGATATATAGCCAGCTGAAGAAGATGAATAAGCAAATGAGCAATGAGAAGAGCCTTGGAGGAGTAGCAATTGAGCTGGTGTCACCGACGATGATGAAATTGAATACGATTGCTTTTCCATCTTTTTCAATGAATTGCTATTCAGCTTGTGGCCCTCATTTCCTATGGTGGGCTCATGTTGAATTTCTCTTAATAATGCTGCCACATCTTTCATTGTCGGTCGGTCTTCAGCACGATTGCTTGTACATAGGAGGGAGATTCCTAAGGCTTGTAACATTTCTTGGATTTGGGTGTCTGGATGGCCTTGAAGCTTTGGATCTAGGATCTCAACTGGGTCCTTCTTGCTCTTCAGGTGGTCACGTACCCATTGAATCACATGTTGCCCATCAGGAAATGATGGATCCACCGGTCTTTTCCCGGTTATGATCTCTAGTAAAACGACCCCAAAGCTATATACGTCACTCTTTTCTGTGATCTTTAGCATACAACCATATTCTGCAATATAAACCATATGAAGGGaaaataataatgttaaaaTTAACTCAGTTCAATTTTCACAGATATGAAATGATCAATTTGTGTCACCAATTATTAGAGGCACAGGTACAAGGTACAAGttgtttaaataatgaaaatataaaatccaaaagagATCAAGTATATCACAGCTAAGTAGTGCAATTGTCAGGCCACATAAAGGTGTGGTGTTTTGGACACTTGCCATGCATGGTCCATGTTATGTCATATGCTAAACCAAATTCCTTGTCCAGAACCAAttcaccttttttatttttattttttatacaatggAGTGGTGTTATAGTCTTTTAACTAAATTATTTCACTTATTGTTCATGAAATACTCTCAAAAGCTCATGGACTAATAGTATGGTTAATTAAACTTAAGACTTCCGAGTTTATATCACGACGCAAATTAATGAGCTCAGCACACATATATGATATACCCATGGAATAGTTCGCTTCTCGTATCAAATACTAATATGCATGTGCTTTACAGCCAAATATATGAGGAACAAACAAAGCGACAACAAACAACTATCATAGAAATGGAAGTGTCCAAAAAAGTGGTTTTATCCCATCTCATCGTATGTTAGCAAAGGCCTTACGTCACTAACCAATGATTAACTCATTAATCACATTACTAATCAAGCTTTTAGTATTTAACAACTCATAAATCAGATTTGTCTAATCATCATAATCACCTCCTAAACTAGATAATTAAATTATAGCCTAATAGCATGCAGTTTTgatgttggcgtgtgagtgtattcccttatctcatccctcttttcttatatatatgtgtgtgtgtttatttctaaaaaaaaaaaaaaagttatagcctaataataataacaaattatatccaaaagaaaaagggtaaagTTTGATACATACCTGGAGCAATATAGCCATAAGATCCAGCAAATTGTGGAATAGCCGGgaatgaattattattatcatcttcAACAAACCTAGCAAACCCAAAATCAGCCAAACAAGCCTCGTACCTGTCCCCCAACAATATATTGTGGGCCTTCACATCCCGGTGCAAGATAGCAGGCACACAATCATGATGCAAGTAAGCAAGCCCTTCGGCCACACCCAATGCTATCTTGAGCCGAATCTCCCACTCCACTAATCCTGCGCACCCCTCATGTAACAATGTGTCCAAATTACCATTAGTTAAGTAGTCATAGAAAAGCAGCTTCGTTTTTCTATTAGCTCCCCAACCTAACAACCGCACGATATTTCGGTGTCGAATTCGTGCCAGTGTGGCAATCTCAGACGAAAAGGCCGATGCAGACAACTTTTCGGATGACCGAAATCTTTTGACGGCGATCATTAAGTTTGATGGAAATATTGTGGCTTTGTAAACGATGCCGGATCGACCTCGGCCCAATATGTTGCCAGGTGTTAATGATTTTGCCACATCAGAAATTGACAGGTCTAGTTTCTGGTAAAGTGTCACTTCCCAAGGTGGGCCCATTTCCACATCAGCATTGGGATTGTCTTGGGCCCCactgtttttcttctttgagtTCACAACGATATAAAGCGCCGAGATGAGCAAAGCGCACGCGGCGCATAGTAGAACTATCATTGCTACACGCGCTGCCTCGGCGCGTGTACGagattttggagaaaatttggGATTTTCTGAGTTGCAATCGTTGGCGGCGAAGCAGAGAGAGGGGTTTCCAGCGAGGACGCTGAGAGGGAGGTTGGCGAATAACAAAGTGTTCGGCACGCGCCCTGAGAAGTTGTTGAAGGAGACGTTGAGGACCACGAGATTTTGAAGGTCCGCGAGATATTGGAGATCGCCGGAGAGATGGTTGTGAGAGAGATCTAATACTCCGAGCTTGTCTAACCCAGCGAACTCCGCCGGAATCTCGCCGGAAAGTTGGTTCCAACTTAGATTCAAAGCAATCTCCAGCGCCGGAATCTTCCCCAGACTCGCCGGAATATTCCCCGACAGTTCGTTGCTACTCAGATCTAACAACTGTAACTTCGAAAGCGAACCGAGTTGACTCGGAATCGATCCAGAAAGCTTGTTCTTCCCGAGAATGAGTTTGGTGAGTGAACTCAGCGATCCAAGACTCGGACTCAGAACACCTTCAATCAAATTATCCGAAAAATCAACAAACTGCAACGAAACAACGCGGCTCAACTCGCCGGGAAACTCTCCGGAGATCAAATTCGAATGCAGATCGAGAAACGTCAAGTTTCGGCAACCCGAAATCTCGGCCGGCACGACACCCGATAGCCGATTCGATCCGAGATCCAAGAAATCCAGATTCTCCAAGGCCCCAATCTGTCTCGGTATCGAGCCCGTAAGCTTGTTTCCATTAACGCGGAACCGAATCAGAGACGAACAGTTTCCGATACTCTCGGGTATCTCGCCCGATAAATCGTTAGAAAGTAGCAAAAGCTTGTTCAGCTTCTTGAGATCGAAGATTCCTCGAGGAATGTTTTCGGTTAAACCGTTTTGAGACAAATCAACGGCTTCGAGATTCTGACATTTGGAGATTGAAGATGGAATGGGACCCACAAGCTGGTTTTGCCACAGGAAAAGCAGCTGAAGTTTCGGGAGGTTTCCGATTTCGGATGGTATCGTACCGGCGATACGGTTGTTGTCTAACTCGATAAGAGTGAGCTCCGTACAGTTTCCGAGTTGTGCTGGGATTTCGCCCGATATTTGATTCATGCTCAGCTGAAGTTCCTGCAAAGCCGATAAGTTTCCGAAACTTGCCGGAATGTTTCCGGTTAGCGAGTTCACCGAAACATCGAGAACTgtcaagttcttgcaattccCAAGCTCTGATGGAATAGTACCCACCAAGGTGTTCTGCCATAGAAGAAGATTTCGGAGGCTTTTCAGGTTTCCGAGACTTTTCGGTATTGAACCGGTGAGTGAGTTTTCGTAGAGGTAGATGTTTTGGAGGGCGGTGCAGTCGCCGAGTTCAGGTGGGATTTGGCCGGAGATGAGAGTTGTGTAGATGGCTATGGTTTCGAGCTTCTTGAGGAGGCCGAGACTCGGAGGAAGGAAACCCGAGACGCTTGTTTCGGCTAGGCCTAGCATGGTCAACTCGGTACAATTCCCGATTTCTTGGGGTATAAGGCCTCCGAGATTCTTGTTTCCACCGGCTCTTATCACCTGGAGGTTCTTCAAGTTGCCTATTGAACTGGGTATTTCTCCATTGAGCTGGTTGTCATAGAGAGTCAGCCATTTCAAGCTTTTGAGGTTGCCGATTTGAACCGGAATTGAGCCTTCTAGCTGGTTTGAGTTGAGGTGGATTTCTTGGAGCTTAAGCAAGTTGCAAATCTCAGATGGGATTTCGCCGGTTAGCGCATTGTCACTTAAGTCCAAGTGATTCAGTTCATGTAGTGTAGCAATCTGTGTTGGGATTGAACCCGTGAGGTTTGTACTAGAAAGTACAAACTTGGTTAATGAAGCCAATGAAGAGAGATTAGTTGGAACTGTACCATATAAATCCAAGTACCTTAACTCCAATTCCACAACCTCCTTGTTGATGTTGCAAGTGATTCCAGACCACTCACATGGAGTTTCATCACTTGGGTTCCAATTAGACAAGGCCACTCTGGATCCATTTAGGCTTTGCTTCCATGAAAGAAGAGCTTCGCCTTGTGGATTAATGGCGAAAGCTACAAAAGGGTTCAAGAGGGAAATGGTAATAATTGTTAGGAAAGAGAAGAGGGTGTTCCATAGATTTACAGGCATTACAGCTATGCTACAAAGTGTAATGAGAGTGGAAGAAAGTACACAAAGGAAGAGGGTTTAATTGGTTGAGTTGAGGCTAGGGAGAGAGACAATGAGAGGAACCAAATCATGTCTTGTGGGCTACAAGTTTTTTAAGTGGTGTatgtataaataaattgaaagaccCAGAATCCCCGGATCCAAGAACAGCTAGGCCATGATGTTTTTATGCAGAGAGAAATGGAATTTTAGATGGTTGTTTTTTAGCATTTGTTTATGGTTGATGATGGAGAAGAGGTGGGGGGGAAGG is a genomic window containing:
- the LOC142632312 gene encoding uncharacterized protein LOC142632312; protein product: MPVNLWNTLFSFLTIITISLLNPFVAFAINPQGEALLSWKQSLNGSRVALSNWNPSDETPCEWSGITCNINKEVVELELRYLDLYGTVPTNLSSLASLTKFVLSSTNLTGSIPTQIATLHELNHLDLSDNALTGEIPSEICNLLKLQEIHLNSNQLEGSIPVQIGNLKSLKWLTLYDNQLNGEIPSSIGNLKNLQVIRAGGNKNLGGLIPQEIGNCTELTMLGLAETSVSGFLPPSLGLLKKLETIAIYTTLISGQIPPELGDCTALQNIYLYENSLTGSIPKSLGNLKSLRNLLLWQNTLVGTIPSELGNCKNLTVLDVSVNSLTGNIPASFGNLSALQELQLSMNQISGEIPAQLGNCTELTLIELDNNRIAGTIPSEIGNLPKLQLLFLWQNQLVGPIPSSISKCQNLEAVDLSQNGLTENIPRGIFDLKKLNKLLLLSNDLSGEIPESIGNCSSLIRFRVNGNKLTGSIPRQIGALENLDFLDLGSNRLSGVVPAEISGCRNLTFLDLHSNLISGEFPGELSRVVSLQFVDFSDNLIEGVLSPSLGSLSSLTKLILGKNKLSGSIPSQLGSLSKLQLLDLSSNELSGNIPASLGKIPALEIALNLSWNQLSGEIPAEFAGLDKLGVLDLSHNHLSGDLQYLADLQNLVVLNVSFNNFSGRVPNTLLFANLPLSVLAGNPSLCFAANDCNSENPKFSPKSRTRAEAARVAMIVLLCAACALLISALYIVVNSKKKNSGAQDNPNADVEMGPPWEVTLYQKLDLSISDVAKSLTPGNILGRGRSGIVYKATIFPSNLMIAVKRFRSSEKLSASAFSSEIATLARIRHRNIVRLLGWGANRKTKLLFYDYLTNGNLDTLLHEGCAGLVEWEIRLKIALGVAEGLAYLHHDCVPAILHRDVKAHNILLGDRYEACLADFGFARFVEDDNNNSFPAIPQFAGSYGYIAPEYGCMLKITEKSDVYSFGVVLLEIITGKRPVDPSFPDGQHVIQWVRDHLKSKKDPVEILDPKLQGHPDTQIQEMLQALGISLLCTSNRAEDRPTMKDVAALLREIQHEPTIGNEGHKLNSNSLKKMEKQSYSISSSSVTPAQLLLLQGSSHCSFAYSSSSAGYISEHQ